TCATTCCTGATGCAGACATTATCGAAGGTATGGCGCGTCTGGACAAAGCACTGGAAGTAGTCATTAAAGCTGAACAAGCTGCGGCATAACCCAGACCATACGGAACAGACAGGCGGAATAAGGGCACCCTATGAATCACGATCTTAATCAATGGCTGACATGGCTGGACGCAGAATATCCGGACATGCTGGCCAGAACCATCGAGCTTGCTAACATTAACTCCGGCAGCCTTAATGTTGCCGGAGTTAACAAAGTTGGCGACAAGCTGAAGGAATATGCAGCAGTGCTCGGTGGCAAGATCGAAACGCTACCGGTCAGCCCTTATCAGTTACTGGATGCAAACGGCGAATTACAACAACTGCCTCTGGGTGATGCTGTACGTATCAGTAAACGCCCGGATGCACCGTTACAGGTGTTCTTCTGTGCACATATGGACACAGTGTTTGCTATCGACAGTAACTTTCAGACTGTTACATGGCTGGATGACGAAACCATTAACGGGCCGGGTGTCAGTGATCTGAAAGGTGGCATTGTTGTGATGCTTAAAGCAATCGAGACACTGGAACGCAGCCCTTTTGCCGACAACATTGGCTGGCAGATTCTGTTTAACCCGGATGAAGAAATTGGTTCACCCGGTTCAGCAGCACTGATTCAGGATGCCGCGAAAACAGCACATCTTGGCATGATCTATGAGCCTAGCTTTCCTGACGGTAACTTAGCCGGTGCCCGCAAAGGCAGCGGTAACTTTAGCGTTAAGGCAACAGGCAAAGCAGCACATGCTGGTCGGGAACATCATCTGGGCCGTAATGCTATCCGCGCGATGTGCGATTTCATCAGTCAATTAGATGACCTTAACGGCCAACGCGAGGGCGTGACGATTAACCCAGGTTTCATTGAAGGCGGTGGTGCAGTCAACATAGTGCCAGACCTGTGCGTATTCCGCTTTAATATCCGCCTGGAACAACCAGAAGACGAAGCCTGGTGTCTGGATCATGTCCAACGCCTGCTGGCAGATATTAATTCGCGGGATGGCCTCGAGCTGGAACTCTTTGGCGGCTTTGGCCGTAAACCTAAAGTGTTGTCCCCTGCTAACACCCGTTTATTTGAACTCGCCCAGGAATGCGGCAGTAATCTGGGCATGACCATTGAGTGGTTACCAACCGGTGGCTGCTGTGACGGCAACAACCTGGCAGCAGCCGGCGTACCTAATATAGATACCCTTGGCGTACAGGGTGGCAAAATTCACTCCAGCGATGAATACATGAAAGTTCACAGTCTGGTAGAACGTGCCAAGCTCAGCGGACTTATGCTGCTGAAACTGGCCAGCAGTGATGACACCCGCTGGCTGACAGATGCCAAAGTCAGCTGCAAAGGAGAACACTGATGCTGATCGTACGCCCGGTTACTTTTGCGGATCTTGCCGGCCTGGAAAGATTGGCTGTTATCTCCGGCGGCAGCATGACAACGCTACCCGCCAACCGTGATCATATCGGCGAACTGATTAATCGCACCCAGCAATCCCTGCGTAAAACAGTGGAGATGCCAGGCGAAGAAAGCTATCACTTTGTTCTGGTAGATAGCGAAAACGGCGAAATTCTCGGCGTCAGTGGCATTGATGCGACTGTCGGCATAACCACTCCTTTTTATTCATACCGTATTGATGAAGTAGTTCACGCATCCAGTGACCTGCAGATTCATAACCGGGTGCCAGCGCTTCACCTTTGTCAGGACTACACCGGTGCTGCACGACTCTGCACCCTGTTTCTCGACCAGCAAGC
The DNA window shown above is from Aliamphritea ceti and carries:
- a CDS encoding hydrolase, with amino-acid sequence MNHDLNQWLTWLDAEYPDMLARTIELANINSGSLNVAGVNKVGDKLKEYAAVLGGKIETLPVSPYQLLDANGELQQLPLGDAVRISKRPDAPLQVFFCAHMDTVFAIDSNFQTVTWLDDETINGPGVSDLKGGIVVMLKAIETLERSPFADNIGWQILFNPDEEIGSPGSAALIQDAAKTAHLGMIYEPSFPDGNLAGARKGSGNFSVKATGKAAHAGREHHLGRNAIRAMCDFISQLDDLNGQREGVTINPGFIEGGGAVNIVPDLCVFRFNIRLEQPEDEAWCLDHVQRLLADINSRDGLELELFGGFGRKPKVLSPANTRLFELAQECGSNLGMTIEWLPTGGCCDGNNLAAAGVPNIDTLGVQGGKIHSSDEYMKVHSLVERAKLSGLMLLKLASSDDTRWLTDAKVSCKGEH